A part of Melittangium boletus DSM 14713 genomic DNA contains:
- the pdxA gene encoding 4-hydroxythreonine-4-phosphate dehydrogenase PdxA, whose amino-acid sequence MSARPLVGISLGDVSGIGPEVTAAALALPRVRRALVPVVFGDGPALERFALFGTWERATPATLSRPTRPTVCVVTELAEKDRRPGHPTRRGGQAQYAYVQAAIAAARAGQVDALCTAPVSKEQISRAGIPFMGHTEVLADAFGREVLMLMDGPRVRVALATNHVPLVEVSRLLTVERLVAQLQLLSRSLVPVVGHAPRIGVLSFNPHAGEGGLLGREEVEVITPAIRRARRLRVDAHGPLAADGLFARVNDFPYDVVLAMYHDQGLIPAKALDFERTVNVTLGLPVPRTSPDHGTAYDIAGKGQASSVPMVEALLKAAQLCAR is encoded by the coding sequence CTGAGCGCCCGCCCCCTCGTCGGCATCTCCCTCGGAGACGTCTCGGGAATCGGCCCGGAGGTGACGGCGGCGGCGCTCGCGCTGCCCCGGGTGCGCCGCGCCCTCGTGCCCGTGGTGTTCGGAGATGGGCCCGCGCTCGAGCGCTTCGCCCTCTTCGGCACCTGGGAGCGAGCCACCCCCGCCACGCTCTCGCGGCCCACCCGTCCCACGGTGTGCGTGGTGACGGAGCTCGCGGAGAAGGACCGGCGCCCCGGGCACCCCACGCGCCGGGGTGGCCAGGCGCAATACGCCTATGTCCAGGCGGCCATCGCCGCGGCACGGGCCGGCCAGGTGGACGCGCTGTGCACGGCGCCGGTGTCCAAGGAGCAGATCTCCCGCGCGGGCATCCCCTTCATGGGCCACACGGAAGTGCTCGCGGACGCGTTCGGCCGCGAGGTGCTCATGCTCATGGACGGCCCGCGCGTGCGCGTGGCGCTCGCCACCAACCATGTGCCCCTGGTGGAAGTCTCCCGCCTGCTCACCGTGGAGCGGCTGGTGGCGCAACTCCAGCTCCTGTCCCGGAGCCTCGTGCCCGTGGTGGGCCACGCGCCGCGCATCGGCGTCTTGAGCTTCAACCCCCACGCGGGCGAGGGCGGACTGCTCGGCCGCGAGGAGGTGGAAGTCATCACCCCCGCCATCCGCCGCGCCCGCCGGCTGCGCGTGGATGCACATGGCCCTCTGGCCGCGGATGGGCTCTTCGCCCGGGTGAATGACTTCCCCTATGACGTCGTGCTGGCCATGTACCACGACCAGGGCCTCATCCCGGCCAAGGCGCTGGACTTCGAGCGCACCGTGAACGTCACGCTCGGCCTGCCCGTGCCGCGCACGTCACCGGACCACGGCACCGCCTATGACATCGCGGGCAAGGGCCAGGCGAGCAGCGTGCCCATGGTGGAAGCGCTGCTCAAGGCGGCCCAGCTCTGCGCGCGCTGA